A genomic stretch from Carbonactinospora thermoautotrophica includes:
- a CDS encoding acyl-CoA carboxylase subunit epsilon, whose amino-acid sequence METPFLRVVRGEPTAEELAAVVVVLQARAAAAAGAAAPAEPPSAWRDRSRYVRRPLAPGPGAWRASALPR is encoded by the coding sequence ATGGAGACACCCTTCCTGCGCGTGGTGCGCGGCGAGCCCACGGCGGAGGAGCTGGCCGCCGTGGTGGTCGTGCTCCAGGCCCGGGCCGCCGCGGCTGCCGGTGCGGCCGCCCCGGCCGAGCCGCCCTCGGCGTGGCGGGACCGGTCCCGGTACGTGCGCCGGCCGCTGGCGCCGGGACCGGGCGCGTGGCGGGCCAGCGCCCTGCCCCGCTGA